The region cgtatGCCAACACAGACGAGGCCCGCATTCGCACACAACACCGCACACCGACACacgcacaccgacacacacacacacaaatatgcatgcatgcatgcaaagatATGTTCATGTGTAAAATACCAAACACCTGTCGAGTGATTAGTTAATTATTATCTGGTCAAAGCTCGTTCCACCTGTTTCATTTGGGGAACTGtggatacaccgatcagccaaaacattatgaccacctggctaatataatatgctgttggtcctccgcgtGCCACCAAAAAAAGCACCGgcgtggactctacaagacccctgaaggtgtcctgtggtatccggCACCAaagcattagcagcagatccttcaagtcctgtaaggtgcgaggtggagccgccgtgggTCCACCTGCTGCAGTGACCCggacacattcggcttcccacccacagccaattgtgtctgtagggacgcctgaccaagctggaggaacAGACTGCCGCACCATCCGGACACCCCCctaggtccagttctgacactcatgtgcccactgtaggtgctttcgatggtggacggggatcatcatgggcactctgactggtctgtggctacgcagacccacatgcagcagggtgtgatgcgacACATTTCTCCCGTAACCATCAGTAAAATGTCCTGCGACTCGTGCCACGGTAGACCTTCTGTAGGTtcaggatagccttcgttgccctcgcgcatcgatgagcctcgggtgcccaacaccctgtcgccggtttggggtttgtccctcctcggaccactgtcagtaagTACTCACCCCCGCTGGCCGGGAGCACCCCacgagccttgctgtttcagagatgctctgacccagtcgtccgaCCGTAACAATTTGGCGCTTGCCAAAGTCGCtcgggtctttactcctgcatccaacagGCTGATTACAAAAACCGatggttcacttaccatctaatctacccagaccttgtcatgtggccttgtttggagatgatcaatgtcatttggttcacctgtgagtggtcataatgttttggctcatcagtgtgtgtggcACATGTGTGTAACATACAGGGAGGTATGGGCAGTAGGTAAatgtatataaataaataaatataacagGGATTATATCGGGGTAGGGTGACTGGTGTAGGGgtcagcagggtgtgtgtgtgtacgggggTCTGGGTGGGGGCTGGCATTGTGTAGAGCTTATGAAATATTCAGAGtagcagctgtctctctctctctgtgtgaggaCTGGACAGTCACAGCGACCAGACAATAACAAGGGAAAACCTCCTTCTTTCTGTTATTCTCTCCATCCCTGAGCATCCCTGCACCTGCTTATTTCACCTCCACCACGGCAAACAGTGTCTCTCTTTACAGCCCTCTGCAGAAGCTTCAGCTCTGCTTTATTTCTTTTAGCCGGCGAATCCCAACTGCTTTCTTTCACAAATCCAAATGCAGATTCGTGCTACAGCGAAAACCATCATAGTGACCACGGTCGTACTGCGGTCCCCGCTAACACTGCTCAAAAGTCACCAGGCAGAGTCATTCCTATActaaccagtgttgtagtactcgagtccaggactccaactcgagtccgactcaagtcctgattttcaggactcatgactcgacttggacttgaggacTGATGACTCAGACTTGGACTCGAGTATTGACTGTATTCAGACtcagaagttggagatgaggattcgcacttgttaattgataaagactgtttttttgtttttgttagttttttgtaaCAGGCCCtgataatttggcataagatattgatagctatattaataccgtaacattattcggtTTTGTGCAAGGGCAGGcatgtgtgttccacctacacgCGGACTCACGTGCATACCCTCACGTTCAGAAACAGTTAGTgctaagatgcctaaagagatgcCCTGAATTGTGTGCTTTGCTTACATGGATTTTAcatcaaattccagcaagatcactgctagatgtttgaTATGTAAACggactattgaggagaagaccgggacaacctcaaagtTCAACAGACATccgtcaaggatgcacccagaaaagtaagtgagatGCAATCACTTGATGATACGTTTGGTGATCatactaacgttagctaactagctagctagctagccaacgTTAGCAAAGTTATACGCCTAACCTAGCTTGCTAATTTGTGTGCCATCAGTGtcagtagctagctagttaagTCGAATAAAATCATATCATTAGAACCAAGTTAATTTTTCataaaaagcgctatataaaatgcaagttGATTGACTGATAGATAAAGGTTAATTGTCCAAAGCTAGCTACATGTATGTTTTTCACATTGTTGCCCACACAACATGTCAtgtgcacagaaaatagctaacaTTACTTGGACTGTTGatagctggctggctgactgacaagctaacgttaacgttcgctcactcaaccttgatgactcggactcaggttcGACTCGGACCCtttttggggactcggactcgaacactggggactcgagaatcgactcggacttgaggtttagtgactcggctACAACACTGGTCTAACACTAACACTGTTTAAATAATCTGGTTATTGTGACCAAGCAGTGATCAAGCTTGAAGTGATCATTTTGGGTCCTTATAAATGGGAaatttgcacacacaaaaaaaaatctatttcaaAACCAAAGTGACTGAGGAAATTAAATGTTAAAATGTCAGATTTTAATATTTCCATCTGCCTTGGAAATCCCCATGTAGCCTGTTGTGACAAAGGCTTACTCTCATTTCCAGGCCTCTTCCTGTTgtgtttttaaatatatatttattagCTAATGCTAAGTGATGTAAGCTGTAGTCTGTTTTTCACTTCCTGTTTAGAGGAGGGTTAGGACTGAAGAAGCCGATACTGTGTTACAGTACAATAGCTGACAGAGGCTCCTGTCATTCAGTCAATTAAATTCAGTAAAATAGAGAATTTTTCTTTCTCGTTACATCGTATTTACACAGTAAATACTACTATACACACTCAGCCCCCCATCACTCACATACCCCCCATCACACTCACATACCTCcccatcacactcacacactccccATCATACTCACAtacctccatcacacacacacacctccccatcACACTCACATACCTCcccatcacactcacacacctccCCATCACACTCATATATCTCCCCATCACACTCACATACCTCCCCATCCAAGTCACACACCCCCATCACACTCACATACCCCCATCACACTCACATACCTCcccatcacactcacacacctccCCATCACACTCTCATACCTCcctatcactcacacacacaccccatcacaCTCACATATCCCCcccatcacactcacacacctccccatcacactcacacacctccCCATCACACCCACAGCACACTAAGCCTCCACTCACAGCAGAGAAAAGCACTCTGTCTTCCTCTCGATGGACTGTGTTCCCTCCCTTTCTAATGCCTAcaggcatagacacacacacacacacacacacacacacacacacaagcggacAGACACTGAAGCCAGCCATGGGGTTATCGCTAGTTATTATTTCAATAGGTTTTGTGTTGATGCAGGGTCATTAGTTTGGATGATTTGTCTGGCAAAATTATTTCTATTGTACTTTTGTCATTTTAAATTAACATCTGGACTTTCCTTAAAACACTGGCCTCTCAAAACCAAATTAAATGTTTCAATACTGCACTCCACAATTACCAGCTGTGTCAACTGATGTGATCTgcactatacatacacacacacgtatagtatatatatatatgtgagttCATATTTTTCATAGCAGTGTAGTAATCAGTGTGCGAGTGCTGCATGGCAGAGACTCACTATCtgcatttttatttcatttctgaagtgtttttttctttttgcatcctGGACAGAGGGCATCGATTATTGCCTACATTGTTTTACAACGTTGGTATGTGCCATgttcttacacacatacacattcatggtTTCTCTTCTCATGATGCTCTTGATATTTTCCAGATGCACATTTAAGATTTTCACCTCTAAATTGTGTTACGTTCTTTGTGTTTGTATAGAAGCATTCCACCAAGTCAAGTCTTAGGGATatagggggtgtctgggtagcgtggcggtctatcccgttgcctaccaacacggggatcgctggttcgaatcccccgtgttacctccggcttggtcgggcgtccctacagacacaattggccgtgtctgcgggtgtgaagccggatgtgggtatgtgtcctggtcgctgcactagcgcctcctctggtcgatcggggcgcctgttcgggggaacagcgtgatcctcccatgcgctgcgtccccctggtgaaactcctcactgtcaggtgaaaagaagcggctggcaactccacatgtatcggaggaggcacgtggtagtctgcagccctccccggatcggcagggggggtggggggcagcgaccgggacggctcagaggagtggggtaattggccgggtacaattgaggagaaaaaggggggaaaaaagaaaaaaaagaaaagaagtcttACGGATATGCAAATTTTCTTAGTTGATTAAAACAGTTGAGTCGTAACTGTGCAGCTCTGACAGACACTCACACAGAGACaccgacagacaggcagacaaacagcgaCAGACGCACTAACATACACCCGGTGTTTACATGAGTGACTGTGCGCTGTATGAGTCCCTCAACCAAGTCCTTCACCCAAGAGACACAACAACATCTCTATGCTCTCTCCGCTCTCCTCCCTTTCTCGCCTCTCCCTGTCTGCTCAAGATGTGcatttaccctctctctctctctccccctccctctctcccttctctctcactAACTCCTCTCAGTGTTCATCTCTCCACTCGCCCAGCCTCCATcctttcccctctcctctccctccccgaGGACAGGGCGATAATCTGCACCGTCTGTTCTCCACCTGCACTGCAGCACGCCTCGTCCCCCCGTGGACATCTCATCCACCCTCGAcgctctccttctcctccccctcccgcTCTTCCTTTTCCCCCGCTGCTTCGATTGAGGGCCTTGGGGGCCCACCGCCAGTCGCCCGCTGAGCTGCGGAGCATTCCCTCAAAGGCGGTTCACTTGGCAATGCAcaagtacacgcacacacagacacacgaacCGACACCACTTCCTGGAAACGGTATGTTAGAAAACAACCTCTGACCCACACAGGAGCACGCTTGCACACAAGGTAGCTGCGCATACATGTCGATGAAGAAGTGCATGCGGCGTGTGGGTGTAACCGcagagacagagagccagaggTACATATGCTAGGGCTGAGCGTTGGTACTCACATGGACCAGCAGGGAGAACTCTGTCACCAGACCGCTCAGCTCCTTCAGGTCCTGGGAGGACGACGACCACACATTCACTTTCACTACTTCTCAGTTCTGATGCCAATTAGACAAATATAGCTTGCATTGTGTTCACTATATAGTCAAAGTGTGTTGTATATCTActatatctatatgtatatctatatgtacatctatatctatatatctatattcgAACTGCTCagatttgaaacaaatgtttgatgatatcgcttgcttgttttgttttttctcttttgttttttattatacattttcattttattttttcaacgttcgaaataaacaaatatactatatgtatatctatatcgatatgtatatctatatgtaCATCTAGTATGtctatatctatatgtatatgtatagctatatctatgtgtatatctatatctatatgctGTACATGGCAGCTAAGATGGGTCGACTTCTGAGACACCGTTATGTTTAATAAATGACACTGTTCGAGAGTGCTTGTCTATCGCAATATGAAAATAACAATTTGATAGGAAAAAATTTGGATTCCCAGTAGATAAGACTCGAACCCAGGGCCCAAAAACACGCACCTCCTCTAGGATGTCCCAGGACTCACAGGCGCTCTCATCAGCCGGGATCTCGGGAAGGCGGAGCTGCAGTTGATTGACAGATGCCAACTCGCtaacctcatcatcatcatcattatcatcatcatcgacgTGGCAACTGCTGGATAGACAGCTGGAGGGCGGCGAGGTGGGCGACAGGGCCAGCTGAGGGACGGTATTAGAGTGCAAAAGGAGGAAGTCTCGGGCAGCATCCGAAGCCCGGTCTCTGATTGGCTTGACGAGCTTCTCTAGGGTGGGCGCATCTTCGCCGCGGACACGTCCGCAAAGCTGCTCCATTTCTCTGATGTTTGCCCTCAGCTGCtgtaagagagagagtggggaaaAAGAAGGATCAGATGACACACTGGGAATTTGTAAGCAACTGCAAAATACTGACAGAAATGGATGAAATAGAGGACGACGGAAGGACCAGACTGGGAAACTAGGCTAAATGATTATACAGATGAGTATTTTATTCATTCTGAGGAGAAATTCGATTCAGTGGTCAAATGAGTAGAACAACTGCAGCATAATAATGAATCTAAAAACGACAGAAGCATACCGCTAATGGGAAAAAAACACTGACATTTGGCACCATATACAAAAAAAACTGCAGAAACTCAAATAATTTCAATAAACAACTCAACTAGAATCTATCTGAATCTCATCAGTTCCACTATATTCTACAAAACAAGAAGGCGGTTTGTCCTGGTTTTCGAAGGCTTGAAAGATAGATTCCCCATACTTAAGCGCAAGCAAGGAGATTCAGCAGAGCGGTAAACGTGTCAGTACAACAGCGACCAAAGACGTTTTTTGTCTGTATGATTCTAAACGGAGCCCAACAACGTCTTGATGAGGTCtggggtgagaaaaaaaaaaaaagcaaaatatccTATGAAGTCAGTGGCGAGTGGCCTGTTTGGATGGAGCGGGGCTGCTTCAACTGTGCCCGGGTTACTTCTGATCTAGCGGAGCATTTTCTGAAGTTGACATGAGTCCAGTTGTTATCACAGGCGGGTGTGACTTGGACCCCGGTTCACAGTTACAAAGGGCAGGATTTGAGGCTCAGTTTTCTCCGAGCCACACCCAAAGCACACATAAATGGGGCGTGTGGGTGGCATGgtagtcaattccgttgcctaccaacacggggatcgccggttcgaatccccgtgttacctccagcttggtcgggcgtccctacagacacaagtggccgtgtctgcgggtggggagccagatgtgggtatgtgtcctggttgctgcactagtgactcttctggtcagtcggggcgcctgttcaggaacggggggggaggggatagtgtgatccacacgctacgaccccctggtgaaactcctcactgtcaggtgaaaagaagcagctggcgactccacatgtatcggaggaggcatgtggtagtctgcagaccctccctggatcggcagaggcgggtggggcagcgaccgggacggcttggaagagtggggtaattggccggatacaattggggagttggagcttaaaaaaaaaaaaagtagacgtAAATGAAAATCCATGTGCCACTGGTCCATTGTTTATTAATGTAACCTACGTCTTATTTTGTAATATAAATAAGATACGGTAGGTCAGAAATGCACCACCTGCTGCTTCACGTTACCAGCACAAAATGCAGCTGGGGCAGCTCTTTACCACACCTGGGGCAGCTCTTTACCCCACCTGGGGCAGCTCTTTACCACACCTGGGGCAGCTCTTTTCCACAGAAGGCAGAGGAACAGTGTGTGAATGCACCACTGAGGTTGAGATGAGGCTGAGGAACAAAAGCTCCTCTTCCCGCTGTGCCCTGGAAGTGACAGGGGGATCAAATCCCAGCCAtcaagccccccacccccaccccggccACTGCCAGGCTAGGTAGGGCTCAGGAGGTCAAGACACCGCTGATAACAAATACTGCTGGTGAATAAACAACATGAACAAACATCCACGCATCACGCTACCGGGCACGCACAAAACCACACAACACTGATCCGACACTAAGACAGTTGGGTCACACACACCTGTCTGCTTACAAACGAACTAAATCATAGTATGTTACGCACATGGCCAGACTCAAACTCGGTTTCAGATATTCATCGCGCGACAGCATAAAGGGTTTCACAAAGGTGGGAGTACTGGagctctctctgcctttctcggCGTggctaaagggggggggggattaactgGGCTACTGAGAATGGATGTCAAGGGGTGGGGAAGAGAGAGTGTGCTGTCTGTCTTTCCAGAAAGAGAGGAGCAAGACTgtgcatatgggggggggggggagatgatgACTGAAACACAGCGAGGAAGATGAACAGTGGGGAAGGatgaacagttaaaaaaaaattaaaggtaGAGAACCTGTGTGTACCACGCATACGGGGTGTGGAATGGAAAGGATGCAAATAGATGAGAGCAGACTAATACTTCGGAGGGCAGGGGACCCCACTTCCTGTGAGGTCGAGTCTATTTCCTGACCAATTTGATGAGTTCTGTTATCGCCCTGCATGTTGCTGTGCCTCACTGCCGATTTTGCTCATGGGAGATgtgcactcactcacactcacgtgAGCATGAACACACACTCGCCTGCACGAAGGGCGACACACATAGCAGAGACGACGAACATCCACCTGGTTTAACACCATGCCGACACGGGAAAGCACTATGTGCTTGTCCACTGGGTTTGGCGGGTAATGGCGAGAGGATTGGCGTGCGCCTGTTCAGAGTTATTTCACCTTCAGAGACACGGTGGCTTCCAGGAAACAATACCCCCCCCGAGGCACTTCTCACCCGCTATACCAACATGTACACTGGGTCACATGTGCACGCATGTCCACGTGCACACCAAGAGACGGTTCTGTtttggggaggtgggggggggttatgctTTTTCCTCACCAGATTTGTATGTTAAATGAGTCCATGTAGGAAATGGAGTTAAAAAATATATACCTGGTTTCATAAGAATATTACAGGCAATTTATTAAGCACACACGtgcctacacatacacacattagtTGGTGGAAAGTTGTGTCGAAATCAGGGCCATACTCCCATACATTCGGACGATTAATGAATTTTCCTACTTTCAAAAGATTTATCCTCTAACAGTGCATATTTTGACGTCATATACAAGTGAACACAAATTCATGGGTCTAAATGATATATAATGTCTTGCAACCACGCTGCAAGTATGAAGCTATTTGTAAGAATAACACAATGCAGTATAATTTTCTGCATAACAGCTAATAGACAATGCAAAAGAATCTGTTTCACCAAATTTGACAGGCTTACCACAATATACCAATCACTGGCAGGCCAATTACcggtccctctttctctcccccacaCACATAAAGATAGACttgtgcttcttcttttttttttaataacatggCATTTCAACTAAACATAGTACCTGCACAGTTCTGCTGGCATTGATGTGCTCCTGATGTAGGCGGTCCCATTGCTGGCAGCGCTGGAACTGCAACAGCCATGGAAACAGGAGGGGTTATTCAACTACGTGTGTCGGGGTGTTGCTGGAGAggttgtgtctgcaggtgttCGGTTAGAGTTTTAGCCCCTCTACCTTCAGTATGTTACTGTGGTGCTTCTCTAGTCTTTCCAGGTCTGTGGGCAGTGCCACTTTAATGAACTTGTAGACTGGTCCCTCCAGGCGCCTCAGTGTCAGTTTGCCTTCCTCTGCCATGTGCCTCCTTGATATGGTAAAAGCCAACACCTATAAGTCTAACACCAAGACATACACacatagtctaaacaaaaaaaaacaaaacacacacacaacactttgTCTCATTATTGCTTGACTAAGCAGTTATCTCTGAGCTGTCGGTTTTACACCTCCTCCCTTGGGAGAGGGGTCTCGGTTTCAATGCAAGGCTAAGTTTGTCTTTCTAAATTGCACTgtagtcatccaaaggagttgaatcaagtgcaactggactacaGTTAGGTGCAATTTAGAGTACCTTGGTATACTTGGTACCATACTTGGTataacaagtccagttgcacttgattcaactcctttggatgagtaCAGTCAGGTGCAATTTAGAGTACCTTGGTATACTTGGTACCATACttggtataccaagtccagtcgcacttgattcaactcctttggatgactacAGTTAGGTGCAATTTAGAGTACCTTGGTATACTTGGTACCATACttggtataccaagtccagttgcacttgattcaactcctttggatgactacAGTTAGGTGCAATTTAGAGTACCTTGGTATACTTGATACCATACTTggtgtaccaagtccagttgcacttgattcaactcctttggatgactacAGTCAGGTGCAATTTAGAGTACCTTGGTATACTTGGTACCATACttggtataccaagtccagttgcacttgattcaactcctttggatgactacAGTCAGGTGCAATTTAGAGTACCTTGGTATACTTGGTACCATACTtgctataccaagtccagttgcacttgattcaaccccTTTTGGatgaaccatgacctggatgaatgagaacattcacagacgcttAACTGCAGTCACGTGACGTTTCTATCAAGTTATACCTGCTCTGCTGTTAATAGGCAGGTTAGCCTGGATCATAGAGGGGTTATAACGTGCAGCAACTTTTACACTCACCCTTTCTAAGGGTCCTGTGCCCTAAAACGATTTAAATCGGTGCATAAATACCAcccatgtgagagagagagagagagagagaggcatttgAACACACAACTCGGGTGTCGCTCCTCAGGGCTCCGCTCCCCGGTCCGCCTCTAGGGGAGCGGCGGCCATGATTAATTCTTACACAGGTTCGATAACTTAACCGTTGGGTACTTACGTTAACTAGGCCCCCCTTCCTAGCTCGCTCACGAAGCGTCGGCTTGCTAGCACGAACAACTCGCGGGCAAGTTTACCTGTCATTTACcaacttatatacacacaccttgacttttttgtttttttaagcttAGTTAGCGACGCGACCGTCTGCCGGGTTTCCCGGAGGCTGACGGAACTTTCCGGAAGACGGAACTTCGTCGCTACCGAGCGGGGCGAGTCGGCGCGCCGCTGGCTAACACGGCAGCGACGACGTCTTCGGCTAACTCCGTCGCCCGGCGACGCGTCGTCCggaagcacccccccccacctttgtTTGTAAACAACCCGCTTCCTGGTACGCACAGGAATGGCTTCCGACCCGAACACAGGGTCGGAACTTTTTTTTGTTCCCTCACAAATCCGTCCGTCTTGGACGCAGGGAAACACCCAACGAGCGTTAAATTGTTAGCTTATTGGAGCGAGTGGGAGATCGTAACGAAGAGACggctggtttgattttttttatttgcctTCGGCGAAAAATGTCAACTTGATTTTCGTCCTTCAGCTGTTAGGCTTAGAGCTATTGACGGCGCGTGTACACAGCATCGATCCTGTCAAGCAAATAATATTGATTATATGTGACATGACATctctcgatgtgtgtgtgtgtgtgt is a window of Lampris incognitus isolate fLamInc1 chromosome 9, fLamInc1.hap2, whole genome shotgun sequence DNA encoding:
- the stx17 gene encoding syntaxin-17 → MAEEGKLTLRRLEGPVYKFIKVALPTDLERLEKHHSNILKFQRCQQWDRLHQEHINASRTVQQLRANIREMEQLCGRVRGEDAPTLEKLVKPIRDRASDAARDFLLLHSNTVPQLALSPTSPPSSCLSSSCHVDDDDNDDDDEVSELASVNQLQLRLPEIPADESACESWDILEEDLKELSGLVTEFSLLVHSQQEKIDSIEDNVNTAAANVEEGTKSLGRAAGYKLAVLPVAGALLGGVLGGPIGLLAGFKAAGLAAAVGGGALGFAGGNLVRKHRKTQLDHQMRQLTAPPPEATPDEPPSPATRT